Proteins co-encoded in one Papaver somniferum cultivar HN1 chromosome 5, ASM357369v1, whole genome shotgun sequence genomic window:
- the LOC113279505 gene encoding putative receptor-like protein kinase At5g39000, producing the protein MGILNFSSCTYEVIFVIFNFVVGINFFAYSLPDPTRTSCPLDFQVSPFGNISSCDGGDWGGFLPSNCCGVAFDVYLHALGQTASNSGQIFLDGGDQTKCVTSLKSFDGNVTSCGFERLTRGRGGGGCSQFSVADVASNLGHESKSLENDCTFSSNDEQDWDQVCSNCVRSWEDMKGSSKHSGEVEKTQRDVCRFAVLISLTSKRIADRRWAQSVYRCLGALEKQETNVQKNIHAAIWILLGGLLCIVVLIVVAACMLWKRLTKPNMLPGKAVTPAKELPEIPGGCQRIPVKEIMSATNNLNELNFIGQGTAGKVYKGVLSNGRKIAVKHIVNEENVETFVREVTSLSHVKHPNLVSLLGYCEEEDECFLVYELCPNGNLSEWLFGKDKVLSWIQRLEIAIDCARGLWFLHTYVEGSIIHRDIKPTNILLGTKFEARLSDFGLSKVIDAGQSYVSSEVRGTFGYVDPEYQRNHRVNAAGDVYSFGIVLLQLLSGKRVIILNLKRPMALDKMAKFITKGGNIAEFADPKMNGEYSNEAFELILKLALSCTAQKQQRPSMEQVAIRLENALNISLSASASLPKTTPNLFHVTEWEVAHSATYLNHGHH; encoded by the exons ATGGGTATATTAAACTTCAGTTCTTGCACATATGAAGTCATATTTGTCATCTTCAATTTCGTTGTAGGCATAAATTTCTTTGCTTATTCTCTGCCTGATCCTACTAGAACAAGCTGTCCTCTTGATTTTCAAGTATCACCTTTTGGTAATATTTCGAGTTGTGACGGAGGTGATTGGGGTGGATTTCTTCCCAGCAATTGCTGCGGAGTTGCTTTCGACGTGTACCTTCACGCATTGGGACAGACAGCAAGTAATTCTGGACAAATTTTCTTGGATGGTGGTGACCAGACAAAGTGTGTGACTTCATTGAAGAGTTTTGATGGTAATGTTACGAGTTGTGGGTTTGAAAGACTTACACGTGGACGTGGTGGTGGCGGTTGTTCGCAGTTTTCTGTTGCAGATGTCGCGAGTAACTTGGGACATGAATCGAAAAGTTTAGAGAATGATTGCACATTTTCGAGTAATGATGAGCAGGACTGGGATCAGGTGTGTAGCAATTGTGTGAGGAGTTGGGAAGATATGAAAGGATCGTCAAAACATAGTGGAGAAGTAGAGAAAACCCAAAGAGATGTTTGTAGGTTTGCTGTATTGATTTCATTAACCAGTAAAAGGATTGCCGATAGAAGATGGGCACAGTCAGTTTATAGATGCCTTGGAGCTCTAG aaaaacaagaaacaaatgtTCAGAAGAATATTCACGCAG CAATATGGATTCTATTAGGAGGTCTTCTTTGTATTGTGGTACTGATAGTTGTCGCTGCATGCATGCTATGGAAAAGACTAACCAAACCAAACATGTTACCAGGGAAAGCTG TGACACCAGCAAAGGAGTTACCTGAGATACCTGGTGGTTGCCAGAGAATTCCAGTCAAGGAGATTATGTCAGCTACAAACAATCTAAATGAGTTAAACTTCATTGGTCAAGGCACAGCAG GGAAGGTCTATAAAGGTGTACTGTCAAATGGTCGGAAAATTGCAGTTAAGCACATAGTCAACGAGGAAAATGTGGAGACATTTGTCAGAGAAGTTACAAGCTTATCGCATGTTAAACATCCAAACCTTGTCTCCTTGTTGGGCTATTGCGAGGAAGAGGATGAATGTTTTCTCGTCTACGAGCTATGCCCAAATGGGAACCTGTCAGAGTGGCTATTTG GTAAAGATAAAGTActatcatggattcagagacttgaGATTGCAATCGACTGTGCACGAGGTCTTTGGTTTCTCCATACGTATGTAGAGGGTAGCATTATTCATCGTGATATCAAG CCAACCAACATCCTCTTGGGGACGAAATTCGAAGCCAGACTTTCAGACTTCGGTTTGTCAAAGGTGATTGATGCGGGTCAGTCTTATGTGAGCTCAGAAGTGAGAGGAACCTTCGGCTACGTCGATCCTGAATATCAACGGAATCACCGTGTCAATGCAGCTGGTGATGTTTACAGTTTCGGAATCGTTTTACTACAATTACTATCTGGGAAGAGGGTTATTATACTAAACTTGAAAAGACCGATGGCCCTGGATAAAATG GCAAAGTTTATCACGAAAGGTGGAAATATAGCAGAATTTGCTGATCCTAAAATGAATGGAGAATACTCGAACGAAGCTTTCGAACTCATTCTCAAGTTGGCTCTTTCATGCACTGCACAGAAGCAGCAAAGACCATCTATGGAACAAGTTGCTATAAGACTAGAAAACGCTCTCAATAT